One window from the genome of Mycolicibacterium gadium encodes:
- the hypB gene encoding hydrogenase nickel incorporation protein HypB — translation MGRFHRHDDGTVHSHEHEDHDRAHDHGDHSGYETGSARVDVLESIFAENDVRADFNRNAFEQHGIRALNLMSSPGSGKTTVLAASLDELRGEIAVGVIEGDIATDLDAAKLGGRGAQISLLNTNNGFGGECHLDAPMVNRALQGLDLPGLDLVIIENVGNLVCPAEFDVGEHAKVMVYSLTEGEDKPLKYPVMFRSVDVVLLNKIDLAPYLDADIDTYIGHVREVNPTATILPISARTGAGMPDWFNWLRRFAADVPCAQHG, via the coding sequence ATGGGTAGATTTCATCGGCACGACGACGGCACGGTGCACTCCCATGAGCACGAAGACCACGACCGGGCCCACGACCACGGGGACCACAGCGGCTACGAAACCGGCTCTGCGCGGGTAGACGTGCTCGAATCGATATTCGCCGAAAATGATGTCCGCGCAGACTTCAACCGTAATGCGTTCGAGCAACATGGGATTCGCGCCCTCAATCTCATGAGTTCACCGGGCTCGGGCAAGACGACGGTGCTCGCCGCCTCGCTCGACGAACTCAGGGGCGAGATCGCCGTCGGGGTGATCGAGGGCGATATCGCAACCGACCTCGACGCGGCCAAGCTGGGTGGCCGAGGGGCACAGATCTCCCTGCTCAACACCAACAACGGCTTCGGCGGCGAATGCCACTTGGATGCGCCGATGGTCAACAGGGCGCTGCAGGGGCTGGATCTGCCCGGGCTCGACCTGGTGATCATCGAGAACGTCGGCAACCTGGTCTGCCCTGCCGAGTTCGACGTCGGCGAGCACGCCAAGGTGATGGTCTATTCCCTCACCGAGGGTGAGGACAAGCCGCTCAAGTACCCGGTGATGTTTCGCTCAGTGGATGTGGTCCTGCTCAACAAGATTGACCTGGCCCCCTATCTCGACGCCGACATCGACACCTATATCGGCCACGTCCGCGAGGTCAACCCGACCGCCACGATCCTTCCGATCAGCGCCCGGACGGGCGCGGGCATGCCGGACTGGTTCAACTGGCTACGTCGGTTCGCCGCCGACGTGCCGTGCGCGCAACACGGTTGA
- a CDS encoding hydrogenase maturation nickel metallochaperone HypA/HybF produces the protein MHELSLCRAIAGVVKTYAADRHVDVVHVQVGALRQVVPDSLSFCWTLVREHECMPDAQLELELVPAEVQCRSCAQRSEIASRWSVCCPKCESADVEVVKGEEFQVTSLDVT, from the coding sequence GTGCATGAGCTGTCGCTGTGTCGTGCGATCGCCGGCGTCGTCAAGACCTATGCCGCCGACCGGCATGTCGATGTCGTGCACGTCCAGGTCGGCGCTCTGCGTCAAGTGGTGCCGGATTCATTGTCCTTCTGCTGGACTCTGGTCCGCGAACACGAGTGCATGCCCGACGCGCAACTGGAACTCGAACTGGTTCCTGCCGAGGTGCAGTGCCGCTCGTGTGCACAACGGTCGGAGATCGCTTCACGGTGGTCGGTGTGCTGTCCGAAATGCGAGAGTGCCGACGTCGAGGTGGTCAAAGGCGAGGAGTTCCAGGTGACGTCGCTTGATGTGACGTGA
- a CDS encoding HypC/HybG/HupF family hydrogenase formation chaperone, translating to MCLGVPGQVIDVWEAAGTRMSTVDFGGNTKTVCLAYLPDMQVGEYTIVHAGYAISRLDAESAMETRKMFDDLGLLDDQDGRASSA from the coding sequence ATGTGCCTCGGAGTTCCCGGCCAAGTGATCGATGTCTGGGAGGCTGCGGGCACCCGGATGTCGACCGTTGACTTCGGCGGCAACACCAAGACCGTCTGTTTGGCCTATCTGCCGGACATGCAGGTCGGGGAATACACAATCGTGCACGCCGGGTACGCGATCAGCCGCCTCGACGCTGAATCGGCGATGGAGACGCGGAAGATGTTCGACGATCTGGGTCTCCTCGACGACCAGGACGGTCGTGCGTCCAGCGCATAG
- the tkt gene encoding transketolase, with protein sequence MTAASSEALTWTAEIDQLAVNTLRFLAADGVEAANSGHPGLPLGTSPIAWTLWSRHLRHDPADAHWPDRDRFILSAGHGSMLLYALLHVFGYDMPIDQLQRFRQLGSRTPGHPEFGHTPGVETTTGPLGQGLANAVGMALAERMLAARCNTAEHTVVDHRTWVLAGDGDLMEGISHEAASLAGRLRLGKLTVIFDDNDITIDGPASQSCADDAAARFASYGWQVLAVDDGNDIAALDQAFTTACESEERPTFITVRTTIGYGAPGVEGTSKAHGSPLGAETLAAMRERLGWPAASFQVPVAVGATAAAVAVKGAASHADWADTHARWQAEHAQLSVDFPLDATPRPEDLRALTPLSDGAVPGGKTATRKASGAALNALATVYPGLIGGSADLAGSTNTAIPGGDVGPGDYSGRTIHFGIREHAMAAVMNGISLHGGLRPFGSTFLVFADYLRPALRLSALMKQPVVYVFTHDSVHVGEDGPTHQPIEQLESLRLIPGLTVLRPADAAETALAWELAVTNVDGPTALVLSRQDLPILGGAGLDEIRSRGARVVRAQAGHQDVVLAASGSEVALALDAADVLAARGVTATVASVMWRERFDDAVRNGRHQLPDVPVVWIEAGVPIGWRAIAGPRDAVVGIERFGESGPGGEVAAHLGLTPTAVADAALRVAAYLQSDTEWSAISDA encoded by the coding sequence ATGACCGCCGCATCAAGTGAAGCATTAACGTGGACAGCCGAAATCGATCAATTGGCTGTCAATACGCTGCGGTTTTTGGCAGCCGACGGTGTCGAGGCGGCCAACAGCGGTCATCCGGGCTTGCCGTTGGGCACCAGCCCGATCGCCTGGACGCTGTGGTCGCGCCACCTCCGACACGACCCCGCCGATGCGCACTGGCCGGATCGCGACAGGTTCATCCTGTCGGCCGGCCACGGCTCAATGCTGCTGTATGCATTGCTGCACGTATTCGGTTACGACATGCCGATCGACCAGCTGCAGCGTTTTCGCCAACTCGGGTCCCGCACACCCGGACACCCGGAATTCGGCCACACCCCCGGCGTGGAGACGACAACGGGACCTCTCGGACAGGGGTTGGCCAATGCGGTCGGCATGGCGCTGGCCGAGCGGATGCTGGCCGCTCGATGCAACACGGCAGAACACACCGTCGTAGACCACCGAACCTGGGTGCTGGCCGGTGACGGTGACCTTATGGAGGGCATCTCGCATGAGGCGGCGTCTCTGGCCGGTCGATTGCGGCTCGGGAAGCTGACCGTCATCTTCGACGACAACGACATCACCATCGACGGTCCAGCAAGTCAGAGCTGCGCCGACGACGCAGCGGCACGCTTCGCGTCGTACGGCTGGCAGGTCCTTGCCGTCGACGACGGTAACGACATCGCGGCGCTCGACCAGGCGTTCACCACCGCATGCGAATCCGAGGAACGGCCGACCTTCATCACGGTGCGCACGACGATCGGCTACGGCGCACCAGGGGTAGAAGGCACCTCGAAGGCTCATGGCAGTCCACTGGGTGCAGAGACACTTGCGGCGATGCGCGAACGGCTTGGTTGGCCGGCGGCGAGCTTTCAGGTGCCGGTCGCGGTCGGCGCCACCGCCGCCGCCGTCGCCGTGAAGGGTGCTGCGTCGCATGCCGATTGGGCAGACACCCACGCACGGTGGCAGGCCGAGCACGCACAGCTCAGCGTGGACTTTCCCCTCGACGCCACGCCCCGACCCGAGGACCTCCGCGCCCTGACCCCGCTCTCTGATGGAGCGGTCCCCGGTGGCAAGACCGCCACCCGCAAGGCCTCAGGTGCGGCCCTCAACGCGCTCGCGACCGTGTACCCCGGGCTCATCGGTGGCTCTGCGGACTTGGCGGGGTCGACGAATACGGCCATCCCCGGCGGGGACGTCGGACCCGGCGATTACTCCGGACGCACCATTCATTTCGGAATCCGCGAGCACGCGATGGCCGCGGTGATGAACGGAATCTCGCTGCACGGCGGACTTCGGCCGTTCGGCAGCACATTCCTGGTATTCGCGGATTACCTGCGACCGGCGCTGCGCTTGTCTGCGCTGATGAAGCAGCCGGTGGTCTACGTGTTCACCCACGATTCGGTGCACGTTGGCGAGGACGGACCTACCCATCAGCCGATCGAACAGCTCGAATCGCTGCGACTGATACCGGGACTGACCGTATTGCGCCCCGCCGACGCCGCCGAGACCGCGCTGGCCTGGGAGCTGGCGGTGACCAATGTCGATGGTCCCACCGCACTGGTGTTGAGCCGCCAGGATCTCCCCATCCTGGGTGGAGCTGGACTCGACGAGATTCGCAGCCGCGGCGCGCGAGTCGTCCGCGCCCAGGCCGGGCACCAGGATGTGGTGCTGGCGGCCAGCGGATCCGAGGTTGCACTTGCACTCGATGCCGCTGACGTACTGGCGGCCAGGGGTGTGACCGCCACTGTGGCCTCGGTGATGTGGCGCGAACGCTTCGACGACGCCGTGCGAAACGGGCGGCACCAGCTGCCCGACGTGCCTGTGGTCTGGATCGAAGCGGGCGTGCCGATCGGGTGGCGCGCGATTGCCGGACCCCGCGATGCCGTCGTCGGCATTGAGCGGTTCGGCGAGAGCGGCCCTGGTGGCGAAGTCGCCGCGCACCTCGGATTGACTCCGACCGCAGTCGCGGACGCCGCACTACGCGTCGCCGCATACCTGCAGAGCGACACGGAGTGGTCCGCGATTTCGGATGCTTGA
- a CDS encoding class I fructose-bisphosphate aldolase encodes MTSRSTECRQIAAQLTAPGKGILAADESIATMSSRLEQAGVTPSADSRRMYRELLVTTPGLSDGVSGIIFCDETLGQVLSDGRPFAQAVRQLGILPGIKVDTGAKPCPGLPGETITEGLDGLPARLAHYAEIGAAFAKWRAVFTIADDKPSWGSIANNANALARYAAACQEAGLVPIVEPEVMMTGSHTIQRCAEVTASVHAAVRQQLSLQHVDLAGIVLKPNMITEGDGSPERSTPEQVADATVQVLRAWPAELAGVAFLSGGQPPERATANLEALQQHQTPWPLTFSFGRALVSPALAAWGGDETRYADGQTALGVHVAANAAAARLRRDLQSA; translated from the coding sequence ATGACAAGCAGATCGACCGAGTGCAGGCAGATCGCCGCGCAACTCACCGCACCGGGCAAAGGCATCCTGGCCGCCGACGAGAGCATCGCCACCATGTCGTCGCGGCTCGAGCAGGCCGGCGTGACACCGTCCGCCGACAGCAGGCGCATGTATCGCGAGTTGCTCGTCACCACACCCGGTCTGTCCGATGGCGTCTCGGGGATCATCTTCTGCGACGAGACCTTGGGTCAGGTTCTCAGCGACGGCAGACCGTTCGCACAGGCCGTGCGTCAGCTAGGCATCCTGCCGGGCATCAAGGTCGACACCGGCGCCAAGCCGTGCCCCGGCCTGCCCGGCGAGACGATCACCGAGGGACTGGATGGGCTGCCGGCGCGCCTGGCCCACTACGCCGAGATCGGAGCGGCCTTCGCCAAGTGGCGCGCGGTCTTCACCATCGCCGATGACAAGCCGAGCTGGGGATCGATCGCGAACAACGCCAACGCGCTGGCGCGATACGCGGCGGCCTGTCAGGAGGCGGGCCTGGTGCCGATCGTCGAACCGGAGGTGATGATGACGGGCTCGCACACGATTCAGCGTTGCGCCGAGGTCACCGCATCCGTGCATGCCGCTGTGAGACAACAACTCTCGCTCCAGCATGTCGACTTGGCCGGTATCGTGCTGAAGCCGAACATGATCACCGAGGGTGACGGCTCCCCGGAGCGGTCCACCCCGGAACAGGTTGCCGACGCGACGGTGCAGGTGCTGCGCGCGTGGCCGGCGGAGCTGGCCGGCGTGGCCTTCCTATCCGGCGGGCAACCCCCCGAACGGGCCACCGCCAACCTCGAGGCTTTGCAACAGCATCAGACGCCCTGGCCACTCACCTTTTCGTTCGGGCGGGCCCTGGTGTCTCCGGCACTTGCCGCCTGGGGAGGCGACGAGACGCGCTATGCCGACGGCCAGACCGCGCTCGGAGTCCACGTCGCCGCGAACGCGGCCGCAGCCCGGCTTCGCCGCGATCTTCAGTCGGCATAG
- a CDS encoding form I ribulose bisphosphate carboxylase large subunit, whose amino-acid sequence MADRWNAGVIPYAEMGYWQPDYVPKDTDVLCAFRITPQDGVPPEEAGAAVAGESSTATWTVVWTDRLTTFEHYQAKCYSVEAVPNAPGQWIALIAYDIDLFEEGSIANLTSSIIGNVFGFKPLKALRLEDMRIPTHYVKTFQGPAHGIVMEREHLSKFGRPLLGATTKPKLGLSARNYGRVVYEALRGGLDFTKDDENICSQPFMRWRDRFLFCMEAVNRAQAATGEIKGHYLNVTGGTMEAMYERAEFAKELGSVVVMIDLTIGYTAIQSMAKWARDNGVLLHLHRAGHGTYTRQKSHGISFRVISKWMRLAGVDHIHAGTVVGKLEGDPNTTAGFYDTLRLDSIPADPVKGLYFDQEWVSMPGVMPVASGGIHAGQMHQLMHHLGEDVILQFGGGTIGHPMGIASGAEANRVALEAMVKARNEGRDFYKEGPEILKKAASRNRALDTALATWGDITFNYESTDTPDVVATPTNA is encoded by the coding sequence ATGGCAGACAGATGGAACGCGGGAGTCATTCCCTATGCAGAGATGGGCTACTGGCAGCCGGACTATGTCCCCAAGGACACCGACGTGCTGTGCGCCTTCCGGATCACACCTCAGGACGGGGTGCCGCCGGAGGAGGCCGGGGCCGCAGTGGCCGGCGAATCCAGCACCGCGACGTGGACCGTTGTGTGGACCGACCGGCTCACCACCTTCGAGCACTACCAGGCGAAGTGTTACAGCGTTGAGGCCGTCCCCAATGCCCCCGGCCAGTGGATCGCTTTGATCGCCTACGACATCGACCTGTTCGAGGAGGGCTCGATCGCCAACCTCACCAGCTCGATCATCGGCAACGTCTTCGGGTTCAAGCCACTCAAGGCGTTGCGCCTGGAGGATATGCGCATCCCCACGCATTACGTGAAGACGTTCCAGGGTCCCGCGCACGGCATCGTGATGGAGCGCGAGCACCTGAGCAAGTTCGGCCGTCCGCTGCTGGGCGCCACCACGAAGCCGAAGCTCGGCCTGTCGGCGCGCAATTACGGCCGCGTCGTCTACGAGGCGCTGCGCGGCGGCTTGGACTTCACCAAGGACGACGAGAACATCTGCTCACAGCCGTTCATGCGCTGGCGTGACCGCTTCCTGTTCTGCATGGAGGCCGTCAACCGGGCGCAGGCCGCCACCGGCGAGATCAAGGGGCATTACCTCAACGTCACCGGCGGGACCATGGAGGCGATGTACGAGCGGGCCGAGTTCGCCAAGGAGCTCGGTTCGGTGGTGGTCATGATCGACCTGACAATCGGCTACACAGCGATCCAGTCGATGGCGAAATGGGCCCGCGACAACGGCGTGCTCCTGCACCTGCATCGCGCCGGCCACGGGACCTACACCCGGCAGAAGTCGCACGGCATCAGCTTCCGGGTGATCTCCAAGTGGATGCGGCTGGCCGGGGTGGACCACATCCACGCAGGCACGGTGGTCGGCAAACTCGAGGGCGACCCCAACACCACCGCCGGGTTCTACGACACGCTGCGCCTGGACAGCATCCCCGCGGATCCGGTCAAGGGCCTGTACTTCGACCAGGAATGGGTGTCGATGCCCGGTGTGATGCCGGTGGCGTCCGGCGGAATCCACGCCGGCCAGATGCATCAGCTGATGCATCACCTCGGCGAGGACGTGATCCTGCAGTTCGGGGGCGGCACGATCGGGCATCCGATGGGGATCGCCTCGGGTGCCGAGGCCAACCGCGTCGCGTTGGAGGCCATGGTCAAGGCACGCAACGAGGGTCGCGACTTCTACAAGGAGGGGCCGGAGATCCTCAAGAAGGCCGCCTCCCGCAACCGAGCGCTCGACACGGCGCTCGCCACCTGGGGTGACATCACCTTCAACTACGAATCCACCGACACCCCCGACGTCGTCGCGACGCCGACGAACGCCTGA